CTGTCGAAGAATGCGGGTTTCGTCACGGGCCAGGAATTTGTGGTCGATGGCGGCATGACCAAGAAGATGATTTACAGCGAGTGACAGGGCAGCGGCGTTGGCGCGAATGACTCGATTTTGTCTTTTTCAGAAAAACTTCAAGCGGGCTATTGACTTAGCTTCGTTAGGTGCGTAAATTTCGCGGCCTCAGAGAAGCAAAGGGTGATTAGCTCAGCTGGGAGAGCGTCTGCCTTACAAGCAGAATGTCGGCGGTTCGATCCCGTCATCACCCACCACTTCTTGAGAGTCTTGCGAAAGCAAGATGGAAGCTGAAAAGCCTCCACCGACGCGCAGCGGTAGTTCAGTCGGTTAGAATACCGGCCTGTCACGCCGGGGGTCGCGGGTTCGAGTCCCGTCCGCTGCGCCATATTTTCCGGGTCAGGTTTACCTGGCTCGAGATTGAAAGCCTCGAAGCTTTCGATCAGACGAGTTAGGACGCAAGTCCAAAGCGATACGCAGCGGTAGTTCAGTCGGTTAGAATACCGGCCTGTCACGCCGGGGGTCGCGGGTTCGAGTCCCGTCCGCTGCGCCATATCTGCCTCAAGGCCCACTGAACGCCTTGGAGCTACGAAGAAAGCCTTTGGTTTACTTCGAGTCGATAGCAAAGACCCTGGTCGAAAGACCGGGGTTTTTTGTGTCTGAAATTTGGCTTTTTATGCCACTCCAGCCTTTCCAGAGCCAACTTTCTGCCCGTGCGGTGCATAAAGGACTTGGTTCCCGGCTTCGATATTAATTAGAATCACTCTCATTTACGATAACTCCTTGGCACAGGGCTTCTTGAGATGAGTGATGCAGTGATGCCGAAGGAGCAAACCCTTCACGACCTGTACCGCGATCACCGGGGCTGGCTTGAAAGCTGGTTGAGAAGACGCATGGGCAACGGCTGTGATGCGGCGGACCTGAGCCAGGATACGTTCCTGCGTTTGCTGGCCAGCTCCCAGCGGATCGCCGACCTGCAAGAACCCCGTGCCTATCTGCTGACGGTGGGCAAACGCCTTCTGAGCAATTTCTACCAGCGTCGCAGTCTGGAGCAGGCCTATCTGGCCGCGTTGGCGTCGATGCCCGAAGAGTGTGCGCCATCACCTGAGCAGCGCTGGTTGCTGCTGGAAACCCTGCAAGCGCTGGATGAACTGCTCGACGGACTGCCGAGGGCAGTGCGACGGGCGTTTCTCTGGAGTCAGCTCGAAGGGTTGAACTACCAGCAAATCGCCGAGCGCCTGGAGGTGTCCGAGCGCACGATCAAACGCTACATGGCGCAAGCCTACGAGCATTGCCTGTTGGTGGACCTGTGAACAGTCAAGCGTCCGATGCCCGTCAGGCTGTCCGTGCTGCGGCGCAGTGGCTTGCGTTGTTGGAATCGGGCGGCGCCAATGAGCAGGACCGGGCGAATTTGCAACGTTGGCGTGAGACCTGCGCCACTCACGAGCACGCCTGGCAGAAGGCGCATGCCTTGCGTCAGCGTTTCACCGACCTGCCTTCAGGGCTGGCGCTGAGCAGTCTGGATCGTCCTGATCCGGGGCGGCGCGTGGTGCTCAAGCGCGCATTGGGCGCCGTGGCGTTGGTGCCGACGGCCTGGCTGATCAGCCGACAATTGCCTCTGGATGTCTGGCGTGCCGATCTGCACACGGCCACTGGCGAGCGCAAAAAAGTGCAGCTCGCCGATGGCAGCTCCTTGCAACTCAACACCGCCAGTGCCGTCGATGTGGATTTGCAGAGCCGCCGTGTGAAACTGATCGAGGGCGATCTGTCGCTGAAGGTGCCGGGGACTGCGCCGCTGACGATCCAGACGAAGTTCGGCAATGTCATCGTCAGTCAAAGCGAAGTCTGCGTTCGCCAGCACGCGCAAGGCTGTCGAGTGTCGGTGTTCAACGGATCCGTGCAGTTGCAG
This DNA window, taken from Pseudomonas fluorescens NCIMB 11764, encodes the following:
- a CDS encoding sigma-70 family RNA polymerase sigma factor codes for the protein MSDAVMPKEQTLHDLYRDHRGWLESWLRRRMGNGCDAADLSQDTFLRLLASSQRIADLQEPRAYLLTVGKRLLSNFYQRRSLEQAYLAALASMPEECAPSPEQRWLLLETLQALDELLDGLPRAVRRAFLWSQLEGLNYQQIAERLEVSERTIKRYMAQAYEHCLLVDL
- a CDS encoding FecR domain-containing protein; this translates as MNSQASDARQAVRAAAQWLALLESGGANEQDRANLQRWRETCATHEHAWQKAHALRQRFTDLPSGLALSSLDRPDPGRRVVLKRALGAVALVPTAWLISRQLPLDVWRADLHTATGERKKVQLADGSSLQLNTASAVDVDLQSRRVKLIEGDLSLKVPGTAPLTIQTKFGNVIVSQSEVCVRQHAQGCRVSVFNGSVQLQPLQGPALAVRGGQQVNLQAVGVGAITPFDALAPGWREGVLMARNQPLGDFLRELGTYRPGVLRWEPELETLRVTGSFRLDDTDRVLALLAASLPLEVHSRTRYWVTLLPRKNSV